ctttcaacaaattaatcaaatatgaaaagcaaatttcaaaacaaacaaCATGATATTTTAAAGATGAGATATATGACTTCAATTCAAAATATACGAATATAGTTATGtcaatatcaataaaatgttgATGTTTCAATTTGACAGAAATGtcaatgaaaatatcaataaaatgcaATGTCGATGGTTATTTCAagataaattataaaaacaaaatatttataaccaTGCACTCAATTTTATAAATAGACATTTTACACtctttaaactaattaaaatgttcaatatttaaattatatttatattaatgacCTTTGTTACttactatttatttatatttcatgGTCTTTTACAATAGAATGAATCATTCATTATAGGAAAATTCTTATcaatagaaaaatcccaaaaatatttactaTATAGCAAAAGTTCTAAAAATGTTTGGtactttttaaactttttgctataaagtgtaaatatttttaaatattttttattttaaaaaagatccCTCCGTTATATCGAAGTCAAacctataaaaatatataaataagatatttcGACGtgtcaaatgaaaattaaataccATGATTTTCCAACCATCATACTTTTTGGTGATTCTACAGACAGTgggtgatacttaaggatgaTTAAActgtaaattttatttgaaaattctgACATGAAATTGAATGTCATGCAAAGGGGAAAATGTAGCGgtgaaaattttgaatgcatTTATGAGAGCCAGCAAAAGTACTATTAAAAGGAAAACACAGCGCTATGCCTTAGCTTGCAAGAATCATGTGAATGCATTTAAGCATGGAGCTCTttcaattaattagataataaatcatttttaaaaaaactaatgacTGTGGTTAGTATCATTCATCAACCAAAAATATGAAGTTCATATTTTACAAACGAATTTGTTAACCTTCCACCTATCCTAATGAAAGAACAGAAAGATTAACCTCCCTCATCAAAAGTACAATGAAAAAGATACCAAATAAAGTCTTCATATCAACTAGAAAAGAAACTTGATTAGTGAATAATGCTAAGATTGCCTTAACTGGCATTTAGATGAATTTGAATTTAGGTTGAATTagaaatttagtccttaaagtttgaaatttgtatttatttgatcattgaattttcaaaagcgTTAAGTATCCAATAAATcctgaacttttaattttgtacctaacaaaattccaaaaaaatcaatttttctaaaaaattacatAATCTATTGAACATAAATTTGGCTCATTATGTGAACCCTAAACTTCCAATATTGTGCTATACGAGCATAGTTCAATAAGCGTAACTTTAAGGTTATAGGTTCAACCAAACTTTAAATATTATGTTTTGTCTAGTAGAttgtgaaatttaaaaaaatcaaaatttaaaaactaaatttgtaatcgACCTTGAATGTATTAGGGTAATTATCTTAACCATTCCTTCCACTTTTAGTAAAAGATAGAGATACCcacaaaaaatttcaatttcaggTGGTAAAAATAGCTCAACATAATAACATTTTTGCATGTTTAAGATTTAATGCTAGCTCTCTAATTTCTCTAAAAATCAACTATAAAAGCATAGATTAGAGAGGGAATAATTCTTATTCAATGTCCACATGAATCATTAATTGTGAGAGGAATTTTATTCTCGATTTGttgcaattttattttgtttttctccCCTTACACATTGCTGGTATGAGAAGAGAAAACCATGAAATTattagttttctattttgagTTCCTAAAATAGTTGTTGGCTACAAATGGCCCAAACATTCTAAGATAGATAGCAAGAGACAGTAATgtaatgaatataattcaacCAACTTGACTTGAAGGCAGTTTCCCTTCTGTGAAGCCTTCAGCTTTTTCTTGCTTTTACTGATAACAGGCTTTGCTTCAATAGTACTCTTGAAATGGCTAAGACCAAAATCAAGAGCAGCCATTAATGAAAGCTTCATGTTTCTCTAAGAATCTGTTTGGTTCCATAGAATCCtcagaaaaataagagaaaaaagaacCAAAGCTCactcttctttctttctcaatAAGTCAAAGCCATCAACTGCCATTCTCTGGTTTGATTAGACTTCATCTTATTCGACGGTTTGTTTTGTGTCTTATCACTTCCATTGCAGGTATCATCTCTACGAAACTTCTTTGAGACATTCGTTTTGTTTATTGATTCTTAGCCTTCTTTCTAtgcctttcctttttttttttttccttattcttTATTTTGGTTCCACGCTACTGTTTCCTTTTGGTTAGTTTTGAACTGAGTGATTGAGATGAGAAAATAACCATTCATTTTCCTGGATTTTCTCAGGGTCTGAAATTATTACATGATTTCCAAAACCATGCAGAGTTATGTAGGAATTGTTGGAAATGGTTTGTGGAATATTAGTAGTGTTAGCATCTGACTCTGCTCTGCCAATGTATATGAGATCTCAATCAATAAGATATGCCTCAGGACAGTCTAAGCTCAAGAATTTACAAATCATTTCTAACTTGTAACAATCCGAAAGGCATAGTAGATAAGAGCACTGTCAGAAAAAAGAAAGTTGCCCCATCAAAAATGGAGAAACGGATCAGAAGCCGGACAGATAGGAAGAAGTTGTATGAATTTTCGGACTGTAAGTTACGAGGAGAGAAAACCACCACCAAAGAAGTAAGAGATGAATTCAGTAGTTCATCCTCATCTCAACTCATGGAAGTGTCCAGAGGAGCTCAGAAGCTGAATCGGACAATCGATTTGTGGTCTAATGGAATGAAATATGATAGACAATCTGACCAAATTGCAAGAGATTTGTTTGAAGGAGCTCTTGATTTGCAACAGTCCTTGGTCATTCTAGGGAAATTGCAGGAAGTTTCAAGGTACATGACTCAGATGAAGAAAGATGAACGGATGGAAAGGAAAACAACTGGAAATATAGACATGAAGAGAATGTGCTTCAACCAAAATGAATTTCAGAAACCCCGGCTTTCGGCTGATTATTCTTATGGAGATGGTGCAGAGGAACTGAAGAAGATGATCCGAGATCGCCTTGCAAGACAACTCCTCTTTCCGAATACAACAAACATGGCTGAAAGAATCAGTTTTCCTGAAAGTAGTATGGAAAGTTCAGCTTCAGATTTCGCATCCACGAGCTCTAGCCAATCTTCAATGATGTACAACACTACTCCAAACCCAGCAAAGAAGGGTAATGGCAAAAATCTGATTGCCAAGCTAATGGGTCTAGAACCTCAATCAAAGCaaatgcaagaaaatctacacAAACAGTTTCTTGATGAGAGTAATTCAGATCGCCAGAGGCCCAAGTATAGCATGGAGATGGCTGAGACAAAGAACCCGAAGTCTGCTACACGCAAGATAGCACAGAGGACCTTGGAGTCAAATCTTGACACCCAGCAATCCAAAGGCATAAATAAACATTCTGCAAAGGAAATGAATGACTATTTCAATTATTCTAGCTACATCCATTCAAGAGAAGAGTTAACCCATACTGCTCCGCCAATTGTACTGCTAAAACCTGTGCGTGTTTCACAGGTTGAATTGGAAGAACGTCAAGCACAAGtatttgaagaagatgaagcattTAACAAGAAAAAGTTCATGAAACTGAAGATGAAAGAGAAGTATCATCAGCAAAAGGATGACAGTAAAGTAGAAGCTTTAAGTTCCAAAAAGGTGCTTGCGTCAATAGGGGCTGAAGAGACTACAATCTCAAGGATTTATCACAGAAAAGAAGCTCAGAACCCAAATGAAGATAATTGGAAACCAAAAGAATGTATCAATGTTATCAAGCCCAAAAAAAGGATTTCACATATTCTACTTGATCAAAATCTCCAGAAGAAAGAAGCAACTAATAAGAAAGTTCTTGAATCACAGAAAGAGATTGTAGCTAGAAAAAATCTACTTTCGCAAGCTAAGATTGTGCCAAAATTTCAAGATCAAGTGCAGGGATCCCTTAGCAAACTTCAACGCAGATCAAATGTCGTAGGGGAACCTATCCTTCAGGACTCTACTCCTACATCAGACACTGCCACCGAATGCAGCCCATTTAGCATGAATCAAACAATTGTAGAAAAGGTCATCAATGAGGTTTCAGTAGAGAAACCAGCGGTAAGTCCAAAAGGACTTCCTTTCTTATAGCTTTCACATGCCATTTTATTTATCCTGATATTGTCTGGGAAGAAGATTACTGAGGCGTGAATGCAAAAATTGATTAGTTACAAGCTCGAAAAATTTGATTGTAAATGAAGAAGAGAATTTTGGCATGTCGACAGAATTGAAACTTATGAAATTTCTTTCTGCAGGCCATTAACTTTGGAGGCAAAAGCAATGTTAAGAAGCCTGATCAAACATATTCTCCAGCATCTTTATTAAATATGGAGGAAAAAGGCGGTAGCTCCATATATCAAACATGTGGTAAATCTCCTAACTAATATAACTAGAACAGGTAGAGCAGAACACTGGTTGTTTGCTATGCTCAATAGTGCAAGTCAAACTAAGATCTGCACTAACATCTcagaatattttatttgatacgAACGTAGGGCATTTTAGATATGAAAACATCTGGTTTCAAATTGATTCATAAGGATCAATAGCTACAGAAACAAATAAATGTCGAGTAGCTATTAGCATGAAGAAAATTCAGTGGCATTGTGGATGGAATGTGGGTATATTAAAACTAgcataaatattgaaaaaataatataaataaacatcatatgGTAACATTTTCATCCCATGTTACCACAAATAAATTCTAATAATTCATACAACTAGCAACATTTATTATTTTAGCTAATAATAGATGGAAGAAAGTCTTTATTGATGAAGAGGAGTGAAACAACAAATAATAATGTCCATAACAAGTGAAATATCTTCATCTCCATTTCTAGACAACAACATACAATTGGGGCTTCAATTCTAAATCAAGAGTGATAAAGTTGTTCCATCAGTTCTCTAGATATTTTTAATCAGCTGCTCTTCTTCTGCCTATTCTCAGTGTCTGAAACATAAGTTTACTCTGAACATGCTTTCATTGTTAAGATCAAGATGTTCATGAGTTATTTTTTCCATATTACAGATTACTGTAGCAAAAGCCAGAGTTCTCTCATTCACTCATGCCGCACACCAGAAAGCTCGAAGTACATAGACCATGAAATATCAGTTACCAAACCTGTATCTAGCGCGAAAACTCCGATTTCCATCAGTCCGCCGCCTTCCAGCCACACGAATGAGCTCTACCATCTAAATGCGAATGGTAACGAACATTCTGCATCAATTTTGCAACCATAAACATACATTCATCAGTTTCATTTCATCTAACCAAACAATTACAACATTCTTGAAGATTAATCGGTTGTTTACTTACATCAAACATAGGGAGTTCAAGATTATGGATCTCGCCGGAGGAATCGCCGTCGAATACCTGTGACGTCGTGGAATCTTTGAGAAAATACAGAAAAATCAATGAAACAACAAACGGAGTTGTTGGTTTAAGCTGGCAGTGGCCGATTCGAGAATCGATAAAGGAAGCAGAGGAAGTTGTGGAAGATCTGGAGGAGAGAATATTAGTTGAATTAATTCATGAGGTCTTTGCATGAGCCTTTGTTTGTTCTTCATCtgccactttttttttctttttttctttcctttttttcaattttgagaaattatatcaatttgtaTAATAAAATATAGGTTTGAATTCTTCTGATTAATAATTACATCAAATTAAGGTTGAAGGTTCAACACttgtactatttttttttccccttccccACTCGAATTTTCAACTGTTCTCTTTTGtactattaatatattttattttagttttagtcaatagaatttgttttattttggtttctatatttttgtgtttgttttaatgtaataaaagtttaagttctatttaataaaatcgttttgttttttgttttttaagatTATGTTTGTTTTTGGGTAATTTTTTAGCAAGTTTTTCATCTTACAAACACATACATCTGAATTAGTGAGGAAACTAAACCTTAAACCATCATATCCACATATTCTTAGTTGTAACTGTAACGTATTAAGTTGTTGTCATTTCTTATTACGTTCTAGCCTACAAAAATGTTTTTCTCAAACATGTTTTCAAACGTTTGTGAAAAACCTTTTTCTTTGACCCCATTTTTTAAAACTGTTTTCTCCACAACAATAGTGGAGACTGTGAAATTCGCATGTTGTG
This DNA window, taken from Benincasa hispida cultivar B227 chromosome 6, ASM972705v1, whole genome shotgun sequence, encodes the following:
- the LOC120079462 gene encoding uncharacterized protein LOC120079462, which translates into the protein MPQDSLSSRIYKSFLTCNNPKGIVDKSTVRKKKVAPSKMEKRIRSRTDRKKLYEFSDCKLRGEKTTTKEVRDEFSSSSSSQLMEVSRGAQKLNRTIDLWSNGMKYDRQSDQIARDLFEGALDLQQSLVILGKLQEVSRYMTQMKKDERMERKTTGNIDMKRMCFNQNEFQKPRLSADYSYGDGAEELKKMIRDRLARQLLFPNTTNMAERISFPESSMESSASDFASTSSSQSSMMYNTTPNPAKKGNGKNLIAKLMGLEPQSKQMQENLHKQFLDESNSDRQRPKYSMEMAETKNPKSATRKIAQRTLESNLDTQQSKGINKHSAKEMNDYFNYSSYIHSREELTHTAPPIVLLKPVRVSQVELEERQAQVFEEDEAFNKKKFMKLKMKEKYHQQKDDSKVEALSSKKVLASIGAEETTISRIYHRKEAQNPNEDNWKPKECINVIKPKKRISHILLDQNLQKKEATNKKVLESQKEIVARKNLLSQAKIVPKFQDQVQGSLSKLQRRSNVVGEPILQDSTPTSDTATECSPFSMNQTIVEKVINEVSVEKPAAINFGGKSNVKKPDQTYSPASLLNMEEKGGSSIYQTCDYCSKSQSSLIHSCRTPESSKYIDHEISVTKPVSSAKTPISISPPPSSHTNELYHLNANGSSRLWISPEESPSNTCDVVESLRKYRKINETTNGVVGLSWQWPIRESIKEAEEVVEDLEERILVELIHEVFA